The proteins below come from a single Limnobaculum xujianqingii genomic window:
- a CDS encoding phage tail assembly protein: protein MSKKADFLTDTKIPLLRSLTLGTGETLSELVMRVPTRGDMRKAQRHSKEQADSETFLFALLTGLTMEDIDALTLADSAEVSKTFRHLCGESTDES, encoded by the coding sequence ATGAGCAAGAAAGCTGATTTCCTCACTGATACCAAAATCCCTTTATTACGTTCTCTTACCCTCGGTACCGGCGAAACCCTAAGTGAACTGGTTATGCGTGTACCTACCCGTGGTGACATGCGTAAAGCCCAGCGCCATAGCAAAGAACAGGCTGATTCGGAAACCTTTCTGTTTGCTCTTTTGACTGGTCTGACGATGGAAGATATTGATGCACTAACGCTTGCTGATAGCGCTGAGGTATCAAAAACCTTTCGCCACTTATGTGGAGAATCTACCGACGAGTCCTGA
- a CDS encoding phage tail tape measure protein, translating into MSNTISVGLRLGAVLDNAFSSVFGNANTTVNRLGRTTEALSQRQQRLGQIMSRALSHPTRNIQALRTQYERLGQSLDRLRTKQTKLNAAMAKQKALADQRQAMGGEMMGTAAAAWGNATMLRESVGRSAELKDSLRDARIKGSLSAEDEAQLGKVVRDAVKGTNQGHMELSVGVGQLVEGGTSMEEIQAYAPLLGKAVTGLRISMDQGAESFLALRDMGVGSEEQMRQALDQLIWSGKQGGYGMANMFNAIGQLGDEIKKNKLGMDSLGDIAATLQIGDGTMGAENAMSGLKGWLTEMNTDKRAAAFSSAYKTIDPNAEFDYQASMKQAVANGYSEFEASMKIASGFLEKRLGAAGMAEMNKYKGNAEKQAELMEKFGLSEIFKDNNQVNMVLGYRQNKEEYDRIRDGGKSNGESAGTLQQTADLRMDSPMEKFKAFGNTLKELSITVGDALLPPVIQLVDTLMPIIGNISGWIAANPKLVAGLVGAATAVVALKVATLGASWGMNFFVKSPMAMLNVALANSSAKLELFRARMLLGSATGTRFSSVFPGIAASVTTLGKTFASVGRMMFLSPIGLVIGAIAVAALLIYKYWQPIKAFFSGVFEGIAEAVEPIGAAFTEVFGPVGELFKPLVEWVSKAWNWVNKLFEPVNSTAQELTNAKDAGRSFGQVLGQAINIVLLPLKLMFKAVGLVSEGIKAAFAWSPMETIRTVWGSISGWFSSTWDTITGSVSSGIQSASDKITSWSPLDMFKNLFSSVLSWFGVELPGSFSAAGEAILDGLITGITSKAAAVKDSILGLGSSISGWFQGKLDIHSPSKVFIGFGENISEGAAIGIDNQSGMVGKAALDLASATNIPLASPTLSAPNLLNNNVPGIQSPGADAIRSQQFASSSTGMSITFAPQITVQGNSDVRSQVNDALKMSFSEFERLMKEYEHRTNRSAYKGING; encoded by the coding sequence ATGAGTAATACTATCTCTGTAGGTCTACGCCTGGGAGCGGTGCTTGATAACGCCTTTAGCTCTGTTTTTGGTAATGCCAATACTACCGTTAACCGGCTAGGCCGAACCACTGAAGCCTTATCCCAGCGCCAGCAGCGCCTAGGCCAGATTATGAGCCGGGCTCTGAGCCACCCCACCCGAAATATTCAAGCACTGCGTACCCAATATGAGCGCCTGGGCCAATCCCTTGACCGACTAAGAACCAAACAAACCAAGCTCAATGCCGCCATGGCCAAACAAAAGGCGTTAGCCGATCAGCGCCAGGCCATGGGCGGGGAAATGATGGGCACCGCCGCTGCGGCCTGGGGGAATGCCACCATGCTCAGGGAGAGCGTTGGCCGTAGTGCCGAACTTAAAGATAGCTTGAGGGATGCACGGATCAAAGGCAGCTTAAGCGCTGAAGATGAAGCTCAGTTAGGTAAAGTCGTTCGAGATGCAGTAAAAGGCACAAATCAAGGCCATATGGAACTCTCTGTTGGTGTCGGCCAGTTGGTGGAAGGCGGTACCAGCATGGAGGAGATCCAAGCTTATGCTCCATTACTCGGAAAGGCTGTCACAGGGCTACGAATCAGCATGGATCAAGGTGCCGAGTCATTTCTGGCATTACGTGATATGGGTGTTGGCAGTGAAGAGCAAATGCGCCAGGCGCTTGATCAACTGATTTGGTCAGGTAAGCAAGGCGGTTATGGCATGGCTAATATGTTTAATGCCATTGGCCAACTCGGTGATGAAATTAAGAAAAATAAGCTGGGCATGGATTCCTTGGGGGATATTGCAGCCACCTTACAGATTGGTGATGGCACGATGGGAGCCGAAAATGCCATGTCTGGGCTGAAAGGCTGGCTGACAGAAATGAACACGGATAAACGTGCTGCTGCGTTTTCCAGTGCCTACAAAACTATCGATCCCAATGCAGAATTCGATTACCAAGCATCCATGAAACAAGCTGTTGCTAATGGATATAGCGAATTTGAAGCCAGTATGAAAATTGCCAGTGGTTTCTTAGAGAAGCGACTCGGCGCGGCGGGTATGGCTGAGATGAATAAGTACAAGGGAAATGCGGAAAAACAAGCTGAACTCATGGAGAAATTTGGCCTGTCTGAAATATTTAAGGATAACAATCAGGTCAATATGGTGCTGGGTTACCGGCAGAATAAAGAAGAGTATGACCGTATTCGCGATGGTGGAAAATCTAACGGTGAGTCAGCCGGGACATTACAACAAACCGCTGATTTACGCATGGATTCCCCTATGGAGAAGTTTAAAGCCTTTGGTAATACCCTAAAAGAGCTCTCCATTACGGTAGGTGATGCATTATTACCGCCAGTCATCCAGTTGGTGGATACGCTGATGCCCATTATTGGCAATATTTCAGGATGGATAGCCGCAAACCCTAAGTTGGTTGCCGGTCTTGTCGGAGCCGCTACGGCTGTCGTCGCCCTTAAAGTGGCCACATTAGGTGCGTCCTGGGGCATGAATTTCTTCGTCAAATCGCCGATGGCCATGTTGAACGTTGCCCTGGCTAACAGCAGTGCCAAGCTGGAGCTGTTCCGTGCTCGTATGTTGCTAGGTTCAGCCACTGGCACAAGATTCAGTAGTGTATTCCCTGGCATAGCGGCATCAGTGACCACGCTCGGTAAAACCTTTGCCAGCGTTGGGCGGATGATGTTCTTAAGCCCTATCGGGTTGGTGATTGGGGCTATTGCCGTGGCCGCTTTGCTGATTTACAAGTACTGGCAACCTATCAAGGCCTTTTTCAGCGGTGTATTTGAGGGTATTGCCGAAGCCGTTGAGCCTATCGGTGCCGCCTTTACTGAAGTCTTTGGCCCCGTCGGTGAGCTGTTTAAGCCTCTGGTTGAATGGGTATCCAAAGCCTGGAATTGGGTTAATAAGTTATTTGAGCCTGTTAACTCTACGGCTCAAGAACTGACGAACGCCAAGGACGCAGGACGGTCATTTGGTCAGGTGTTAGGCCAAGCCATCAATATTGTGTTACTTCCCTTAAAGCTTATGTTCAAGGCAGTCGGTTTAGTCTCAGAAGGGATTAAAGCCGCGTTCGCCTGGTCACCGATGGAAACTATCAGAACGGTCTGGGGAAGTATCTCCGGCTGGTTCAGTAGTACCTGGGACACAATCACCGGTTCTGTTAGCAGTGGTATTCAGAGTGCGTCAGATAAAATCACCAGTTGGTCTCCTTTGGATATGTTCAAAAACCTTTTCAGCAGCGTTTTAAGCTGGTTTGGTGTTGAACTGCCTGGTTCATTCTCAGCGGCAGGTGAAGCCATTCTGGATGGGCTGATTACCGGTATCACTAGTAAAGCTGCTGCCGTCAAGGACTCTATTTTGGGTTTAGGGAGTTCTATCAGTGGTTGGTTCCAGGGCAAACTCGATATTCATTCGCCGAGCAAGGTATTCATAGGCTTTGGTGAAAATATTTCTGAAGGTGCTGCTATTGGTATCGACAATCAATCTGGGATGGTTGGTAAAGCGGCTCTCGATTTAGCTTCAGCCACGAACATCCCTCTGGCCAGCCCAACCTTATCAGCCCCCAACTTACTCAATAATAATGTACCGGGTATTCAGTCTCCGGGTGCCGATGCTATTCGCAGTCAACAATTCGCCAGCTCATCAACAGGAATGAGCATCACATTTGCCCCTCAGATTACCGTTCAGGGTAATAGTGATGTCAGGTCGCAGGTAAATGATGCGTTAAAGATGAGCTTTAGCGAGTTTGAGAGGCTGATGAAAGAGTACGAGCATCGTACTAACCGTAGTGCCTATAAGGGGATTAACGGATGA
- a CDS encoding phage tail protein, giving the protein MKRWAILGDFSFDILSSPHAYGHRSSVTWAEHALIQGKPKLEYVGDELDEITFEVLFHSHLVKTETQLRLLREAKEKHEPMALVMGDGDYKGPYVIANVDTNANTTTPGGRIRSATVSLTLREYTGEFTRAAPGEGLLGSLLTYVDAKTGTDLKNMAQEAIGYAKTAMNVINAGMDAYHEIKENPLSVLGALSELSSITGGAIGPLEQLSGLADVFRDGQELVDAGKQALDDVRQAVDYLKDDSLSIWDRLDSAADSMGNASSSLESASSNALALSVGVATRRLLS; this is encoded by the coding sequence ATGAAACGCTGGGCCATTTTAGGTGATTTTTCATTTGATATTCTGAGCAGCCCCCATGCCTATGGCCATCGTTCGTCGGTGACGTGGGCAGAACACGCCCTTATTCAAGGTAAGCCAAAACTGGAGTATGTCGGCGACGAACTGGATGAGATTACCTTTGAAGTCCTGTTCCATTCCCATCTGGTAAAGACTGAAACTCAGTTACGTTTACTCCGGGAAGCGAAAGAAAAACATGAACCCATGGCGCTGGTTATGGGGGATGGCGATTATAAAGGGCCGTATGTCATCGCCAACGTTGATACCAACGCCAACACCACCACACCGGGTGGCCGCATTCGCTCTGCCACGGTCAGTCTGACATTAAGAGAATATACCGGTGAATTTACCCGTGCGGCACCGGGTGAAGGATTGCTGGGCTCTCTTCTGACCTATGTTGATGCTAAGACCGGAACTGACCTAAAGAATATGGCTCAGGAAGCGATCGGCTATGCCAAGACCGCCATGAATGTGATTAATGCCGGTATGGATGCCTATCACGAGATTAAAGAAAATCCACTATCAGTGCTAGGTGCGCTCTCCGAACTGTCATCGATTACCGGTGGTGCTATCGGGCCACTGGAACAGCTATCAGGTTTAGCGGATGTGTTTAGGGATGGCCAAGAGCTTGTGGATGCCGGTAAACAGGCATTAGATGATGTACGCCAGGCTGTAGATTATCTGAAAGATGACAGTTTATCGATTTGGGATCGTCTCGACAGTGCGGCAGACAGTATGGGTAATGCATCAAGTTCATTAGAAAGCGCCAGTTCCAATGCACTAGCGCTGAGCGTCGGCGTAGCCACCCGGAGACTATTATCATGA
- a CDS encoding tail protein X, with protein MTQQYRFHITTEGERWDQLAWRYYGDAYLYPQIIAANRHVAITPTFKAGITIAIPLLESKPSSVGMPPWKS; from the coding sequence ATGACCCAGCAATATCGGTTTCATATCACGACTGAAGGTGAACGTTGGGATCAACTCGCCTGGCGCTATTATGGCGATGCTTATCTTTATCCTCAAATCATTGCCGCTAATCGTCATGTGGCCATCACACCCACATTTAAGGCCGGAATAACCATTGCTATCCCGCTGTTGGAAAGCAAACCCTCTTCAGTAGGAATGCCGCCATGGAAATCATGA
- a CDS encoding phage late control D family protein encodes MEIMKNNVPVSDFRLLYEKKDISSELAAYLISITYTDFLSGQADELSIALENIDGRWYGEWYPGQGDELTFDLGWLGEERRQIGVFEINDIDFQFSPSTVTITAQAVGIKNSVRTKTARAYEKMTLDKIAKQIADRQGLTLVGAIEPIALDRLTQQESDIEFLKKLADEYDYAFKIEGSKLIFHAISELLRLPPVATFKLTDISGGHIRDQIKQVPKAVEVKSHDPAKNKTITYDVKNGEMTAKDSSVSKSTTSADTIKTSTRSTSPEVATAKAQAELAKANRERTGGNIDLMGNPNYLSGNSIRLEAGGELNGDYLIQSAQHQLDRSGGWNTALDICRIREAEIVTVKADKSKSTSSASTPKKKVVIYDVKNGQMGKK; translated from the coding sequence ATGGAAATCATGAAAAATAACGTGCCGGTGTCTGATTTTCGGCTTTTATATGAAAAGAAAGACATCAGCAGTGAACTGGCTGCTTACCTGATATCGATTACTTATACCGATTTTCTCAGTGGTCAGGCTGATGAGTTGTCTATTGCGTTAGAAAATATTGACGGCCGTTGGTATGGTGAATGGTATCCCGGCCAGGGTGATGAACTGACCTTTGATCTGGGGTGGTTGGGAGAAGAACGCCGCCAGATTGGCGTTTTCGAGATTAACGACATCGATTTTCAGTTCTCACCCAGCACGGTGACCATTACCGCTCAGGCGGTAGGTATCAAGAATTCAGTCAGAACGAAAACTGCCCGTGCCTATGAGAAGATGACGCTGGATAAAATTGCTAAACAAATAGCAGATCGTCAGGGTCTAACCTTAGTTGGCGCTATTGAACCTATCGCTTTAGACCGGTTGACGCAGCAAGAGTCTGATATTGAGTTTCTTAAAAAACTGGCTGATGAATATGACTATGCTTTCAAAATTGAAGGCAGTAAGCTAATTTTTCATGCCATTTCTGAGCTTTTACGTCTTCCTCCTGTGGCCACCTTCAAGTTAACGGATATTTCCGGTGGCCATATTCGTGACCAGATTAAACAGGTACCAAAAGCAGTGGAAGTTAAGTCACACGATCCCGCCAAGAATAAGACCATCACTTATGATGTTAAGAACGGTGAAATGACGGCGAAAGACTCTAGCGTTAGCAAGTCAACAACCAGCGCCGACACCATCAAAACCTCAACCCGTTCGACTTCTCCTGAAGTGGCCACGGCTAAGGCTCAGGCAGAACTGGCAAAAGCTAACCGGGAGCGTACTGGCGGCAATATTGATTTAATGGGTAATCCTAATTATCTCAGTGGTAACTCAATCAGGCTTGAAGCCGGTGGTGAACTGAATGGTGACTACCTTATCCAATCTGCACAGCACCAATTAGACCGTTCCGGGGGATGGAATACCGCCCTGGATATCTGCCGCATCCGAGAGGCTGAAATTGTCACTGTCAAAGCGGATAAATCTAAGTCCACATCATCTGCATCCACACCTAAAAAGAAAGTCGTTATCTATGATGTGAAGAATGGACAAATGGGGAAAAAATGA
- a CDS encoding phage baseplate assembly protein V: MNLEYGTVSAWDAKTCRIRVDLHENGLTSYWLQVPQGYSKKSKRRCPVELGTPVAILLKDDGVGGVLLGAVYSEAEPPPIEDDDTDYMEYKDGTKLSYSPSEHKLDLNISAGTVDITAPAGVTINAAAGVTINAASGVAINAGSGGTTVIGVVNVTGDVIADGISLKNHTHPGIQTGSSSTGQPQ, encoded by the coding sequence ATGAATCTTGAATATGGCACTGTCTCCGCATGGGACGCTAAAACCTGTCGTATCCGGGTTGACCTTCATGAAAATGGGCTGACCTCTTATTGGTTACAAGTCCCACAAGGGTACTCCAAAAAATCAAAGCGCCGTTGTCCTGTCGAACTGGGTACGCCGGTTGCGATCCTCCTTAAAGACGATGGTGTAGGTGGTGTATTACTTGGCGCTGTTTATTCTGAGGCGGAACCCCCACCTATCGAGGATGATGATACTGATTATATGGAATATAAGGATGGCACAAAACTGTCCTATTCCCCCTCAGAACATAAGCTGGATCTCAATATCTCAGCAGGCACTGTGGATATAACCGCTCCGGCAGGCGTAACGATTAATGCCGCTGCCGGTGTCACTATCAATGCCGCATCAGGTGTAGCCATTAATGCAGGGTCTGGCGGTACAACGGTTATTGGCGTTGTTAACGTGACGGGTGACGTTATCGCCGATGGTATCTCATTAAAAAACCATACTCATCCGGGCATTCAAACAGGTTCATCATCAACGGGTCAGCCGCAATAA
- a CDS encoding GPW/gp25 family protein, with translation MKILNSITSAHWQPELGTPGSVVEGLSDLNQAIRVILLTPKGSDPHRPEFGSDINKYIDWPANLITPYLVRESVEAIKRWEPRVTVIQVIVDIDSSKVTLRVKWKVADGIEESEVAYERTSTT, from the coding sequence ATGAAAATACTGAACTCCATTACATCAGCGCATTGGCAACCAGAACTGGGTACTCCCGGTTCTGTCGTTGAAGGCTTGTCTGATTTAAATCAGGCCATTCGGGTCATTCTATTAACACCTAAAGGGAGTGACCCACATCGACCTGAGTTTGGTTCTGATATCAATAAATACATCGACTGGCCAGCCAATCTCATCACGCCTTACCTTGTCCGTGAGTCAGTGGAGGCTATAAAGCGCTGGGAGCCGAGAGTAACAGTTATTCAGGTTATTGTTGATATAGACAGTTCCAAGGTCACCTTACGCGTTAAATGGAAAGTGGCAGACGGTATAGAAGAAAGTGAGGTTGCTTATGAGCGAACTAGCACCACCTGA